GAGCGCGGCTGTCATAGCTTGTTGGGGGAACCGTGCCCCTCGCGAAAGCGGGGGCAGGGGGGAGCCAAGAAGCGTCATTGACAGCAAGCGGCGGCGGCTAGAGTGCCCTCGCCCTGCTGCTGAAGGGGTCACCGGGGAGAGGCCTATGCTGGAGACGTCGAAATATCGCCAAGTGACGGATGTGCGCCGGAGACGATTAAGAAAAAATGGGTAGTTCTTCTTAACGGGTCCTGCCAAGGCGCGATGCGTCGAATAGGGGGCCTAATCTACGCAAATTTGCGTAGATTATCCTTGCCTTTGCGTCGATTAGCGGCTAGATTCGACGCAGATGGTGCGTCGAAAAAGGGCAGGGACCTACATCCACGAGCAAGCAGGCTGGCCAGGCTTTCGCTGGGACCATGATCGGATTTCTGCGCGTCTCATCGATGTGCGGCACCGCCAGGGGCTCCTGATCGGCCAGATGAAAGGGCTTGGATTCCAGTTGAGGACGGAAGCTGTCCTCAACACGCTCACGGAAGATGTCCTGAAATCGAGCGAGATCGAGGGCGAAGTGCTCGATCGCGATCAGGTGCGCTCCTCGATCGCGCGCCGCCTCGGGCTGGACATTGGCGGGCTGGTGCCGGCCGATCGGAATGTCGAGGGCGTTGTCGAGATGATGCTCGATGCGACGCAGCGTTACGCCGATCCGCTGACAGGCCGGCGTCTCTTCGGCTGGCACGCGGCCTTGTTCCCGACCGGCCATAGCGGGATATCGAAGATCAGGGTAGGGGCCTGGCGTGACGATGCGAAAGGCCCGATGCAGGTCGTCTCGGGACCCATTGGCAAGGAACGGGTTCACTACGAAGCTCCCGCGGCTGACCGTCTGCGTGACGAGATGAAGGCGTTTGTTGATTGGTTCGAGAAAGACCGCTCGACCGATCTTGTGCTCAAGGCCGGGGTTGCACATCTCTGGTTCGTGACGATCCATCCATTCGACGACGGCAATGGGCGCATCGCGCGCGCGATTGCCGACATGGTGCTCGCCCGTTCGGAAGACACCTCGCAGCGTTTCTACAGCATGTCGGCGCAGATCCGGCAGGAACGCAAGGCCTATTACGACATCCTCGAAGCGACGCAGAAAGGCGATCTCGACATCACCCGCTGGCTCGAATGGTTCCTCGACTGCCTTGGCCGCGCCTTCGAGCGGTCCGAGACCGTCCTTGGGGCCGTCCTCGGCAAGACGCGGTTCTGGGAGCATTTTGCGAAGGTGGAATTCAACGAACGTCAACGCGCAGTGATCAACCGGCTGCTCAACGGCTTCGAGGGCAAGCTGACCTCGTCCAAATGGGCCAAACTCGCCAAGTGCTCGCACGATACAGCGCTGCGCGATATCGAAGACCTCATCCGGAAGAAAGTGCTGGTAAAAGACCCTGCGCGGGGCCGGAGTACGTCGTATTCTCTGGTACGAGTAAAGTGAGAGGTTCGCTTTAGTCTGCTTTCAAAGCAATCTTATCGCCTAGTTTGAGTAACGGGAGCGGCTGTGCCGGATGCGCGCGCCGCTGCCGTTTATGCGCATTCGAAGCACAGGTAAACTGACTCCGTAATGCGTGGAGGCGGACTGTTCATCCATGCCCTGACGAACGATATGCAGGGCGGCTTCATCGGAGATGAGGATCGCCGGCCCAAGCCAATTCGCCTCATCTTCAAGATCACGGTCATGGTTTCGGCAACCTGTGCTGTCGATCGGATATGTGAAAGGGTGGCCAAGCAGAATATGTGAGATTTCATGCGACAAATTGCTGCGCTGCCTAAGCGGATGGTGGGAATCATTATGGATAATGATGCGCTTTCCCGTATCGAACCGAATAGTCGTCGCTGAAAAGGCTTCCGAATCGATGATGGAGAGTTGCTGAACAGCTTCGGGGCTTTCTTCGGCAAAGGCCGACAGTGGCGCGATCTCAATCTCAAGACGCGCCGCAATAATCTCCAGATCGATCGGCGCGTGCGGCAGGCAATCCTGCCCGCGTCGTAATCGCAGAGATAACCGGTTAGCGCTTGCTTTGAAACCTCGCCTGAGGCTCATTTTGCTGGCTCCTTAAATCGCTTATATGCGGCTTTCAGTATTTGTTCGATCGCCTCAGCGCTTGCCCGGCTCAGACTCTTGTCGGCGCGCAGTACCGCGGTGATTTGGGCGATCGGTTCTGCTTCTTTCTTTTTGGTTCCCTCCTTGGCCGCGATAAACATCTCCGCTTTAAGTCCCGACCACCGCAAGAGCGCCGCCAGTCCGTCAACATCCGGTCTCTTGCCTTGCGCCATCCGGGTTAGGGTGGATGCGCTTACACCTGATTCTTCGGCTACATCTTTCCAGGTCATTCCCATCGCCAATCGCTGACTATCGAGTGCCGCCCGGAACGCCTCGGTGTCGAAATTCTCTGTCATGCATTACCCCCCCCACGAATTGCTAACTCGCAATCGCACACCACATGTGCAATTATGGTCTTGCGATTCGAGTTTAGCAACCGCAGTTCTTAATCGCAATTGAGGAGACGAAAATGGAACAAACTCAGTCATTCTCACACGAACCGCATGGCCATCCTCACCCGCATCATCATCCGCACCCCGAGCCGGTGAGATTCCATGTCAACGAAAAGCACGTCCACATGGAAGGCCACCATCACACCGGGCTTCGGATCAAAGAGGCCGCAAAGGCGCAAGGGGTCAAGATCGAGCTCGATTTTCTTCTGTACCTGGTACGCCACCACCAGCCCAACAAGCTGATCGGCGACGGCGAAGAAGTGCACCTTACGCACGAAAGCCGCTTTCACGCGATTGCGGATGACGACAATTCGTGAGGGCTCCAGGCCATGACGCCAGAAGTGCAGGAAGCGATTAAGGAGATATCCGAGGCGTACCCGGACTGCCACCTGGAATCCGTTGACGACGGTCAAGGTGGCGCTGTCGTTACAGTGCAGAACATTCCCCTTGAGGGAGCGCTGTACCTGCAGACGCAAACCTGGGTCGGATTTCATATCACTCACACCTATCCGTATGCGGATGTCTACCCGCATTTCGTGAGGCATGACTTGAGCCGGCGTGATGGGAAGGCGCTGGGGGAGGGCACGTCGATCGGCACCTTCCAGAAGACTCCGGCCGTGCAGATTTCCCGGCGCACGAACAAACTCGATCCAACTTCGCATACAGCGCTTCTCAAGCTGTGCAAGGTGCTACGATGGCTGACTTCTCGTCCATGAAACGCCGTTATCGTCTGATTGTCCCCGATGATCTCTATCGCCGGCTGGATCATCATCTATTCCCCGGCGATCACGATGAGCACGGGGCCGTTATTGTCGCTGGAATAGCCGAGAGCAAATCCGAAGTGCGTTTGCTCGCGCGCGAGCTCTTTCTCGCGGCGGACGGCATTGACTACGTTCCCGGCAAGCGCGGCTACAGGATGCTCAAGGCCGGCTTCATCGCCGATCGCATTGCGATGTGCGGCACGGAAAGACTTGTTTATCTGGCGATTCACAACCACGGCGGTTGCGACTCCGTCCAGTTCTCATCCGATGATCTGCGGTCGCATCAGCGGGGCTATCCGGCATTATTGGACATTGCGCGTGGTATGCCCGTGGGCGCCCTGGTGTTCGCGGAAAATGCCGTCGCTGGCAGCATCTGGCTATCGGGTGATCGGCAAATTGAGCTTTCAGAGATCGTCGTTGTCGGTCGTTCCCGCCGCAGGCTTACGGCCGCGCCGACCCGGCAGGTGAGTCTCTCTTCGCCGGTGTATGACAGGCAGGCGCGGCTCTTTGGAGATTTGGGCCAAGCCATCCTGGGCCGGGCAAAGGTCGGAATCATCGGCCTGGGCGGAGCAGGTTCATTGATTGCGGAGTACCTCGGGCGTCTTGGGGTCGGATCATTTGTTCTGGTCGATCCGGATCGCGCCGAACTTTCGAATCTGCCGCGACTGACCGGCGCCTCTCGTTGGGACGCTCTAGGCTGGCTTGCGAGCGAGAAATCTCCGAAGTGGCTTCAACAAATTGCTTTCCGCCTTGCGAAGCCAAAGGTCCTGATGGCGCGCCGGAATATCTTGCGCGCAAATCCAAGCGCAAAAGTCGAAACGATCATCGGCGATTTCCTTGAAGCGGATATTGCGGCTCGGTTCACCGATTGCGACTATCTGTTCCTGGCCGCAGACACCGCGCGCGCGAGGCTGCTGTTCAACGCAATCGTCCATCAGTATCTGATCCCCGGAGTTCAGGTCGGCGCGAAGGTCCAGGTCGATCGGAAAACGGGCGAGGTCACCGATGTCTTCAGCGTGGTCCGGCCGGTTACGCCCGAAAGCGGCTGCCTCCTATGCAACGGGCTGATCAATGCGGCGAAGCTGCAGGAGGAGAGCATCTCCGAGCAGGAGAGGAGAGGGCAACGCTATGTCGATGACCCCGACGTTATTGCGCCGAGCGTTATCACATTAAATGCGGTAGCGGTTTCTCACGCCACAGACGACTTTCTGTTCTATATGACCGGCCTGCGCGACCCCAATGCTCCAACCTCGTTCATGAGGTTTCATCCACGAGGTCGGCAGGTATGGTCGGACGAGCCTCGCAAGTCGCCATCCTGCCCGGAGTGCGGTCAGGGCCCACGAAGCCGTCTTGCGCGCGGCGATGCGCGCCGCCTTCCCGTCATTGAACGTACAAAGGTAAAGACAGCAGAGGCCACAGAATCTGGAATTCGGTTGCCGGCGTAAAGGTGTAGACGGTGGCGCCATCCAGCGCCATCTGACTGTGTTGCTAAATTGCGCGGTTTAGGAATCCGCGGCAGCCAGCGCTTCCCGCAGCTCCTTCTGAACCACCGTCGCATAACCCGGATGGAACCCGAGAACCATGTCGGCAATACGCTGAGCATCCGCGGCGGCGCGGAAGATCTCGCGCTTGTCGTCCTTGAGTGCCTTGATCCAGCTGGCGATATAGCTGGCATGGTGCGGGATGTCCGTCGGAATGCCGATTTCATTTGCAACGAACGCCGAAGCCAGCTCGGCGCGAAGCTCTTCCATCGCGTAGGCAGCAGAACCAAAACGGTCCTGGAGATCGCGGTTAAGCCGCGTTGGATGCCCGGTCCAGTGCGCCAGCTCATGCAGTGCGGTTACCGCGAATCCCAACGGCCCGCTGAAGGCCTGTTCCGGAGGCATTTGAATGTGATCGGTCGACGGCGAGTAGAACGCGCGATCGCCGCCGATCCGGATGACAGCGCCGCTGTTGCGGAGGATGATGTCGGATGCTTCGGGCTTGGCCAACGGGGCCTCCTCGATCGTCGCAG
This portion of the Acidicapsa acidisoli genome encodes:
- a CDS encoding Fic family protein, which gives rise to MVRRKRAGTYIHEQAGWPGFRWDHDRISARLIDVRHRQGLLIGQMKGLGFQLRTEAVLNTLTEDVLKSSEIEGEVLDRDQVRSSIARRLGLDIGGLVPADRNVEGVVEMMLDATQRYADPLTGRRLFGWHAALFPTGHSGISKIRVGAWRDDAKGPMQVVSGPIGKERVHYEAPAADRLRDEMKAFVDWFEKDRSTDLVLKAGVAHLWFVTIHPFDDGNGRIARAIADMVLARSEDTSQRFYSMSAQIRQERKAYYDILEATQKGDLDITRWLEWFLDCLGRAFERSETVLGAVLGKTRFWEHFAKVEFNERQRAVINRLLNGFEGKLTSSKWAKLAKCSHDTALRDIEDLIRKKVLVKDPARGRSTSYSLVRVK
- a CDS encoding ImmA/IrrE family metallo-endopeptidase translates to MSLRRGFKASANRLSLRLRRGQDCLPHAPIDLEIIAARLEIEIAPLSAFAEESPEAVQQLSIIDSEAFSATTIRFDTGKRIIIHNDSHHPLRQRSNLSHEISHILLGHPFTYPIDSTGCRNHDRDLEDEANWLGPAILISDEAALHIVRQGMDEQSASTHYGVSLPVLRMRINGSGARIRHSRSRYSN
- a CDS encoding helix-turn-helix domain-containing protein, giving the protein MTENFDTEAFRAALDSQRLAMGMTWKDVAEESGVSASTLTRMAQGKRPDVDGLAALLRWSGLKAEMFIAAKEGTKKKEAEPIAQITAVLRADKSLSRASAEAIEQILKAAYKRFKEPAK
- a CDS encoding ThiF family adenylyltransferase is translated as MADFSSMKRRYRLIVPDDLYRRLDHHLFPGDHDEHGAVIVAGIAESKSEVRLLARELFLAADGIDYVPGKRGYRMLKAGFIADRIAMCGTERLVYLAIHNHGGCDSVQFSSDDLRSHQRGYPALLDIARGMPVGALVFAENAVAGSIWLSGDRQIELSEIVVVGRSRRRLTAAPTRQVSLSSPVYDRQARLFGDLGQAILGRAKVGIIGLGGAGSLIAEYLGRLGVGSFVLVDPDRAELSNLPRLTGASRWDALGWLASEKSPKWLQQIAFRLAKPKVLMARRNILRANPSAKVETIIGDFLEADIAARFTDCDYLFLAADTARARLLFNAIVHQYLIPGVQVGAKVQVDRKTGEVTDVFSVVRPVTPESGCLLCNGLINAAKLQEESISEQERRGQRYVDDPDVIAPSVITLNAVAVSHATDDFLFYMTGLRDPNAPTSFMRFHPRGRQVWSDEPRKSPSCPECGQGPRSRLARGDARRLPVIERTKVKTAEATESGIRLPA
- a CDS encoding ArdC family protein, with protein sequence MTKPLSNRSRHARRPESGPARDPMQEFANRIIAELERGVKPWVRPWDPEKAGGPQAPFNPVTGKRYHGINVLILGMDMRAFQTGDPRWMTYQQAQGKDWQVKKGERSTTIFFAKSYEVENEASDEETKTVSVLRHFAVFHASQIDGIPAYEAATIEEAPLAKPEASDIILRNSGAVIRIGGDRAFYSPSTDHIQMPPEQAFSGPLGFAVTALHELAHWTGHPTRLNRDLQDRFGSAAYAMEELRAELASAFVANEIGIPTDIPHHASYIASWIKALKDDKREIFRAAADAQRIADMVLGFHPGYATVVQKELREALAAADS